A window of the Dioscorea cayenensis subsp. rotundata cultivar TDr96_F1 chromosome 14, TDr96_F1_v2_PseudoChromosome.rev07_lg8_w22 25.fasta, whole genome shotgun sequence genome harbors these coding sequences:
- the LOC120275543 gene encoding probable E3 ubiquitin-protein ligase XBOS34 → MGAHQSRDQALYNHAKCGNVAGIKALRQHGAGLEWVDKERRTPLILACMRSDLLPVAKVLIELGANVNAYRPGSQGGTPLHYAAKRGLVQTVELLLSRGANPLLMNDDHKTALDLARANGHLNIVRSIENSICLFSGWLRELHGPSILEALIPHWVSRKLYVHFELVHSCSFSFPSRHHLVEYFYLNHPFLFPTGGLWFFPFSSPIPTNPPRFYLALYSGLQVAKPRTTVALWKCQIDEPRFTQPDPTMLIECVAGKLKFRLSSGVEGDRQQLLLFYNACRGIPRTSINVPAPPVISVAPMPTTAQINPQPSSTLPSTLPTSTTPTREDEEISMAIHASIQSAMAEGVVPISDTLPPLSPSSVPSAPPINSTVFYNNSINYPSVDSHPTNVNASPLDTRPDIISNTSNSSSSCVICLDGPVEGACIPCGHMAGCMSCLNEIKAKQWGCPICRTQIQQVIKLYAV, encoded by the exons TGTCGCAGGGATCAAGGCACTCCGCCAGCATGGCGCTGGCCTTGAG TGGGTTGATAAAGAGAGGAGAACTCCATTGATTTTGGCTTGCATGCGTTCAGATCTCTTGCCTGTtgctaaggttttgattgaactTGGTGCCAATGTTAATGCTTATCGTCCTG GTTCTCAAGGTGGGACTCCTTTGCATTATGCCGCAAAAAGAGGCCTTGTTCAGACCGTTGAACTCCTTCTTTCTCGTGGAG CGAACCCATTATTGATGAACGATGATCACAAGACTGCACTTGATTTAGCCAGAGCAAACGGGCACTTAAATATAGTTCGCTCCATTGAG AATTCCATCTGTCTCTTCTCTGGATGGTTGCGGGAGTTGCATGGACCAAGCATCTTAGAAGCATTGATTCCCCATTGGGTATCAAGGAAACTGTATGTGCActttgaattagttcattcttgctctttttcttttccatctCGGCATCATTTGGTTGAATACTTTTACCTGAaccatccttttcttttcccaacAGGTGGGCTGTGGTTCTTTCCATTTAGTTCTCCTATTCCTACGAATCCTCCAAGGTTCTACCTGGCATTATACTCTGGTCTCCAG GTTGCTAAGCCACGTACCACTGTTGCACTCTGGAAATGCCAGATCGATGAGCCAAGATTCACTCAACCAGATCCTACAATGCTTATCGAATGTGTGGCCGGAA AGCTGAAGTTTAGGCTCTCGTCTGGAGTTGAAGGCGATCGGCAACAATTGCTGTTGTTTTACAATGCATGCAGAGGGATTCCTCGC ACCAGCATTAATGTTCCGGCACCCCCTGTTATCTCTGTTGCTCCAATGCCGACCACCGCACAAATCAATCCACAACCATCGAGTACACTGCCGAGTACACTGCCAACAAGTACAACCCCTACCCgggaagatgaagaaatatcAATGGCGATACACGCATCCATTCAATCGGCAATGGCAGAAGGAGTAGTGCCAATTTCCGATACATTGCCACCATTGTCACCCTCATCTGTTCCGTCCGCTCCTCCGATCAATTCTACTGTCTTTTACAACAATTCTATTAACTATCCATCAGTAGATTCACACCCGACGAACGTAAATGCGTCCCCGCTCGATACAAGACCCGATATTATTAGTAATACTAGTAACTCTTCGAGTTCGTGTGTGATATGTTTAGATGGTCCAGTTGAGGGAGCATGCATTCCATGTGGGCACATGGCCGGTTGCATGTCTTGTTTGAATGAGATCAAAGCAAAGCAATGGGGATGCCCAATTTGCCGAACTCAAATTCAGCAGGTGATTAAACTCTATGCTGTTTAA